One part of the Streptomyces nigra genome encodes these proteins:
- a CDS encoding M16 family metallopeptidase — MTELASMEFHPQPQAGAPRPWAFPAPERGTLDNGLTVLRCHRPGQQVVAVEVLLDTPLDAEPKGLDGIATIMARALSEGTDKHTAEEYAAELERCGATLDAYADHPGVRVSLEVPVSRLPKALDLLADALRAPLFADAEVERLVRNRLDEIPHELANPSRRAAKELSRQLFPASSRMSRPRQGTEETVAGIDSAAVRAFFERHVRPATSTVVVVGDLTGVDLDALLGDSLGAWTGSQAEPRPVPPVTADDTGRVVIVDRPGAVQTQLLIGRIGPDRHDRVWPAQVLGTYCLGGTLTSRLDKVLREEKGYTYGVRAFGQVLRSAPDGTGASMLAITGSVDTPNTGPALDDLWTVLRGIAAEGLTDAERDFAVQNLVGVAPLKYETAAAVAGTLADQVEQHLPDDYQAKLYQQLAATGTVEATAAVVSAFPADRLVTVLVGDASAIREPVEALGIGEVTVVTAE; from the coding sequence GTGACCGAGCTCGCCAGCATGGAGTTCCACCCGCAGCCCCAGGCCGGCGCGCCCCGCCCCTGGGCGTTCCCGGCCCCCGAGCGCGGCACGCTGGACAACGGTCTGACGGTGCTGCGCTGCCACCGCCCCGGCCAGCAGGTCGTCGCGGTCGAGGTCCTCCTCGACACCCCGCTCGACGCCGAGCCCAAGGGCCTCGACGGTATCGCGACGATCATGGCGCGGGCCCTGTCCGAGGGCACCGACAAGCACACCGCCGAGGAGTACGCCGCCGAGCTGGAGCGCTGCGGCGCCACCCTCGACGCCTACGCCGACCACCCGGGCGTGCGCGTCAGCCTGGAGGTGCCGGTCTCCCGGCTCCCGAAGGCGCTGGACCTGCTCGCCGACGCGCTCAGGGCGCCGCTGTTCGCCGACGCCGAGGTGGAGCGCCTGGTGCGCAACCGCCTCGACGAGATCCCGCACGAGCTGGCGAACCCGTCGCGCCGGGCGGCCAAGGAGCTGTCCCGGCAGCTGTTCCCGGCGTCCTCGCGCATGTCGCGCCCGCGCCAGGGCACCGAGGAGACCGTCGCCGGCATCGACTCCGCGGCCGTACGCGCCTTCTTCGAGCGGCATGTCCGCCCCGCCACCTCCACCGTCGTGGTCGTCGGCGACCTGACCGGCGTCGACCTGGACGCCCTGCTGGGCGACAGCCTGGGCGCCTGGACCGGTTCGCAGGCCGAGCCGCGGCCCGTCCCGCCGGTCACCGCGGACGACACCGGGCGGGTCGTCATCGTGGACCGCCCCGGCGCCGTCCAGACGCAGCTGCTGATCGGCCGGATCGGACCCGACCGGCACGACCGCGTATGGCCGGCGCAGGTGCTCGGCACGTACTGCCTCGGCGGCACCCTCACCTCCCGCCTGGACAAGGTCCTGCGCGAGGAGAAGGGCTACACGTACGGCGTGCGCGCGTTCGGCCAGGTCCTGCGCTCGGCGCCGGACGGCACCGGCGCCTCGATGCTCGCCATCACCGGCTCCGTCGACACCCCCAACACCGGCCCCGCCCTGGACGACCTGTGGACCGTCCTGCGCGGGATCGCCGCCGAGGGACTCACCGACGCCGAGCGGGACTTCGCCGTGCAGAACCTCGTCGGGGTGGCGCCGCTGAAGTACGAGACGGCCGCCGCCGTGGCGGGCACCCTGGCCGACCAGGTCGAGCAGCATCTGCCCGACGACTACCAGGCGAAGCTGTACCAGCAGCTCGCCGCCACCGGCACCGTCGAGGCCACGGCCGCGGTCGTCAGCGCCTTCCCGGCGGACCGCCTCGTCACGGTCCTCGTCGGGGACGCCTCGGCGATCCGGGAGCCCGTGGAGGCCCTCGGCATCGGTGAAGTCACCGTCGTGACGGCCGAGTAG